A section of the Thauera chlorobenzoica genome encodes:
- a CDS encoding ABC-type transport auxiliary lipoprotein family protein — protein sequence MISGLFPEFPRLRGIVIGLGVAAALAGCSGLNLKPPPMAFYDLGLGAPAGLDPRLAPLRIEVAAPPWLASSALQYRLQWDDPLRRRSYAESRWVAQPSDMLALALERALKPGGSGNRCRLQIEVDEFVQVFDSAERSRVEVVLRAGLVPPRSDEALAQGEFRAAVPAPSGDAVGGVGAFRTAADRLAGELAGWIATLHRAGSPVDADARCRG from the coding sequence ATGATCTCAGGCCTATTTCCAGAATTTCCCCGCCTGCGCGGCATCGTGATCGGTCTTGGGGTGGCCGCCGCGCTGGCCGGCTGCAGCGGCCTGAATCTGAAACCCCCGCCGATGGCCTTCTACGATCTGGGCCTGGGCGCGCCGGCCGGGCTCGATCCGCGCCTTGCGCCGCTGCGCATCGAGGTCGCGGCCCCGCCTTGGCTGGCAAGCAGCGCGCTGCAGTACCGCTTGCAATGGGATGACCCCCTGCGCCGGCGCAGCTACGCCGAAAGCCGCTGGGTCGCCCAGCCTTCCGACATGCTGGCGCTGGCCTTGGAGCGGGCGCTGAAACCCGGCGGCAGCGGTAATCGCTGCCGTTTGCAGATCGAGGTGGACGAATTCGTCCAGGTGTTCGACAGTGCCGAACGCAGCCGGGTGGAGGTGGTGCTGCGCGCCGGGCTGGTGCCGCCACGCAGCGACGAGGCCCTGGCGCAGGGCGAATTCCGCGCTGCCGTGCCGGCGCCGAGCGGCGATGCGGTCGGCGGCGTCGGCGCATTCCGGACCGCGGCGGATCGGCTCGCCGGCGAGCTGGCCGGCTGGATCGCGACGCTTCATCGCGCAGGGTCGCCAGTGGACGCGGACGCGCGCTGCCGGGGCTGA
- a CDS encoding MlaD family protein has product MENRAHALAAGLFALVLGAALLGALWWFSDEREPMRDLVLVARGDINGLGPQARVRYRGLAVGTVSAVRIDPRAPHDILVHVRVAEDLPLTRGTRATLGTMGVTGLAYVQLDDRGEDPVPLAGTADAPPRIALEPGLLDRIAERALAAVDRFDTVGAQVAQMFDAENAARLRATLQRLESAAEGMDRSFADVPETLRALRAVLSPANLASLKATLGNLEQASAEATPAVVELRGLLARIEHMTVRLDEAATATSSGLIDGTLPQLNALLRELTATSRRVGRLVEEVESTPQVLLTGRAAREPGPGEAGFGSLPR; this is encoded by the coding sequence ATGGAAAACCGAGCCCACGCCCTTGCGGCGGGCCTGTTCGCACTCGTCCTCGGGGCCGCGCTGCTGGGCGCCCTGTGGTGGTTCTCGGACGAGCGCGAGCCGATGCGCGATCTGGTCCTCGTCGCCCGCGGCGACATCAACGGCCTCGGCCCCCAGGCCCGGGTGCGTTACCGCGGGCTGGCGGTCGGGACGGTGAGCGCGGTGCGCATCGACCCGCGCGCCCCGCACGACATCCTGGTCCATGTCCGCGTCGCCGAGGATCTGCCGCTGACCCGGGGAACGCGCGCCACCCTCGGCACGATGGGGGTGACCGGGCTGGCCTACGTCCAGCTCGACGATCGCGGCGAAGACCCGGTGCCGCTCGCCGGCACCGCCGACGCCCCGCCACGGATTGCGCTCGAGCCCGGCCTGCTCGACCGGATCGCGGAGCGGGCGCTCGCGGCAGTGGACCGTTTCGATACGGTCGGCGCCCAGGTTGCGCAAATGTTCGACGCTGAAAATGCCGCCCGTCTGCGCGCGACCCTGCAGCGCCTGGAGTCGGCTGCCGAGGGCATGGACCGCAGCTTTGCCGATGTGCCGGAAACGCTCCGGGCGCTGCGCGCAGTGCTGAGCCCGGCCAACCTCGCCAGCCTGAAGGCGACCCTGGGCAATCTCGAGCAGGCCAGTGCCGAGGCTACGCCGGCGGTGGTCGAGCTGCGCGGGCTGCTGGCCCGCATCGAGCACATGACGGTGCGCCTGGACGAGGCGGCGACGGCCACCAGCAGCGGCCTGATCGATGGCACCTTGCCGCAGCTCAACGCGCTGCTGCGCGAACTGACCGCGACTTCACGCAGGGTCGGGCGCCTGGTCGAGGAGGTGGAGAGCACCCCGCAGGTCCTCCTGACCGGCCGGGCGGCGCGCGAACCGGGGCCGGGAGAGGCCGGCTTCGGTTCGCTCCCACGCTGA
- a CDS encoding ABC transporter ATP-binding protein: protein MSAGRPQGAPVVSLRGVVTRFGANVVHQGLDLDIEAGEIVALVGGSGSGKTTLLRHVIGLTRPAAGEVRLFGEALHAGTVHERIARQRRCGVLFQQGALFSAFTVGENIAFPLRELGIVHEDEIRDLVALKLAMVEMEPEHARLMPAELSGGMVKRAALARALALEPELLLLDEPTAGLDPDRSAAFVRLILALRGELGLTVVLVTHDLDTLAAMATRVAVLADKHILSYATLEDTLKLEHPFIERFFHGEHGRRALARAQGGR, encoded by the coding sequence ATGAGCGCCGGCCGGCCGCAGGGCGCTCCGGTGGTCTCGCTGCGTGGCGTGGTGACGCGCTTCGGCGCCAACGTGGTGCACCAGGGGCTCGACCTGGACATCGAGGCCGGCGAGATTGTGGCCCTGGTGGGCGGCTCGGGCAGCGGCAAGACGACCTTGCTGCGCCATGTCATCGGCCTCACCCGGCCGGCCGCGGGCGAAGTGCGGCTGTTCGGCGAAGCGCTGCACGCCGGCACGGTGCACGAGCGCATCGCGCGCCAGCGCCGCTGCGGCGTGCTGTTCCAGCAGGGGGCGCTGTTTTCCGCGTTTACCGTGGGCGAAAACATCGCCTTTCCGCTGCGCGAGCTCGGCATCGTGCACGAGGATGAAATCCGCGACCTCGTCGCCCTGAAGCTGGCGATGGTCGAAATGGAGCCCGAGCACGCGCGGCTGATGCCGGCCGAGCTCTCCGGCGGAATGGTCAAGCGCGCGGCCCTCGCCCGTGCGCTGGCGCTCGAGCCCGAGCTGTTGCTGCTCGACGAACCGACTGCGGGTCTGGACCCCGACCGCAGCGCCGCCTTCGTGCGTCTGATCCTGGCGCTGCGCGGCGAACTGGGGCTGACCGTGGTGCTGGTCACGCACGACCTCGATACCCTGGCGGCAATGGCCACCCGGGTGGCGGTGCTGGCCGACAAACACATCCTGAGTTATGCCACGCTGGAAGACACGCTGAAGCTCGAGCATCCGTTCATCGAGCGCTTCTTCCATGGAGAACATGGTCGCCGGGCTCTGGCCCGGGCACAGGGAGGTCGCTGA
- a CDS encoding acyl-CoA synthetase, with amino-acid sequence MSGSGSSPYDVGLERNAANYVALTPLTFIERSAAVYPQRLAVIHGRRRHTWAESFARSRRLASALKQLGVGRNDTVAVILNNTPEMFECHFGVPACGAVLNTINTRLDPEAVAFILAHAEAKVLLVDREYSPVVKKALALAGRSGLVVIDVDDPEYAGPGERLGRIDYETLLASGSEDFVFEPPADEWDAISLNYTSGTTGDPKGVVYHHRGAYLNALSNIVSWGMPPHAVYLWTLPMFHCNGWCFAWSMAANAGTNVCLRRVDPRLIFDAIRAHRVTHYCGAPIVHSMLANAPAAWREGIDHTVHGLVAAAPPPAAVIEGMAKIGFDLTHVYGLTETYGPAAVCAKHDEWADLALSEQVALNGRQGVRYHAQEAITVIDPDTMEQVPRDGRTMGEVMFRGNLVMKGYLKSPRATAESFRGGWYHTGDLGVLQPDGYVKIKDRAKDIIISGGENVSSIEIEDVLYRHPAVMAAAVVALPDGKWGEVPCAFVELRDGAEADAAALLAHCRAHLAGFKMPKKVVFGALPKTSTGKIQKFMLRERAKSASAFD; translated from the coding sequence ATGAGCGGGAGCGGAAGTTCGCCCTACGATGTGGGGCTGGAGCGCAATGCCGCCAATTACGTAGCGCTCACGCCGCTGACCTTCATCGAGCGCAGCGCCGCGGTCTATCCGCAGCGGCTCGCCGTGATCCACGGGCGGCGGCGCCATACCTGGGCCGAGAGCTTCGCCCGCTCGCGGCGCCTGGCTTCGGCGCTGAAGCAGCTCGGCGTCGGCCGCAACGATACCGTGGCGGTGATTCTCAACAACACGCCCGAGATGTTTGAATGCCATTTCGGCGTTCCCGCCTGTGGCGCGGTGCTCAACACCATCAACACCCGGCTCGACCCCGAGGCCGTCGCCTTCATCCTCGCCCACGCCGAGGCGAAGGTGCTGCTGGTCGATCGCGAATATTCGCCGGTGGTGAAGAAGGCGCTCGCCCTCGCCGGGCGCAGCGGCCTCGTCGTGATCGATGTCGACGACCCTGAATACGCCGGCCCGGGCGAACGGCTGGGGCGGATCGATTACGAGACGCTGCTCGCCAGCGGCAGCGAGGACTTCGTCTTCGAGCCGCCGGCCGACGAGTGGGATGCGATCTCGCTGAACTACACTTCGGGCACCACCGGCGACCCGAAGGGGGTCGTATACCACCATCGCGGCGCCTATCTCAACGCCTTGTCGAACATCGTCTCGTGGGGCATGCCGCCGCACGCGGTCTACCTGTGGACGCTGCCGATGTTCCATTGCAACGGCTGGTGTTTCGCGTGGTCGATGGCGGCCAACGCGGGCACCAACGTCTGCCTGCGCCGGGTCGATCCGCGCCTGATCTTCGACGCCATCCGCGCGCATCGCGTCACCCACTACTGCGGCGCGCCGATCGTGCATTCGATGCTGGCGAATGCGCCCGCGGCCTGGCGCGAGGGGATCGACCATACCGTGCATGGCCTGGTCGCCGCCGCACCGCCGCCGGCCGCGGTGATCGAGGGCATGGCGAAGATCGGCTTCGATCTCACCCACGTCTATGGCCTGACCGAAACCTATGGTCCGGCGGCGGTGTGCGCCAAGCACGACGAATGGGCCGATCTGGCGCTGTCCGAGCAGGTCGCCCTCAACGGCCGCCAAGGCGTGCGCTACCACGCCCAGGAAGCGATCACGGTGATCGACCCCGACACCATGGAGCAGGTGCCGCGCGACGGCCGGACCATGGGCGAAGTCATGTTCCGCGGCAATCTGGTGATGAAGGGCTACCTGAAGAGCCCGCGGGCGACCGCCGAGTCGTTCCGCGGCGGCTGGTACCACACCGGCGATCTGGGGGTGCTGCAGCCCGACGGCTACGTCAAGATCAAGGACCGCGCCAAGGACATCATCATCTCGGGCGGAGAGAACGTGTCATCGATCGAAATCGAGGACGTGCTCTACCGCCATCCCGCGGTGATGGCCGCGGCGGTGGTCGCGCTGCCCGACGGGAAGTGGGGCGAAGTGCCCTGCGCCTTCGTCGAACTGCGCGACGGGGCCGAAGCGGACGCCGCGGCGCTGCTCGCCCATTGCCGTGCCCACCTGGCCGGGTTCAAGATGCCGAAGAAGGTCGTCTTCGGCGCGTTGCCCAAGACCTCGACCGGCAAGATCCAGAAGTTCATGCTGCGCGAACGGGCGAAGTCGGCGAGCGCGTTCGACTAG
- a CDS encoding ABC transporter permease: MAAGIDNGIVIDRAAGTVRLAGEWTLRALSVRLAALRRELATAQGCAHWSLSAVDRLDSFGALLLWRAWGRRWPAQVDLSEAHRAAIERVARAAARPLVLASAFTIADAVGMLGAAILGLAVHLRDFVALLGQLLLDLLHLVRHPREWPMLEISANLHKVAVKAMAVTALVGFLIGVVLSYLSALQLKMFGADTFIVNILGLGIIRELGPVLVSVLVAGRSGSAMTAQLGVMRVTEEIDALAAMGISRSLRLVLPKVIALTLAMPLLVLWTSAVALLGGWLSAWIELDLSFRYFIDALPDAVPVANLFIGLSKGAVFGLLIALIACHFGLRVQPNTESLSANTTASVVSAITVVILVDAIFAIATRSIGIPG, from the coding sequence ATGGCCGCGGGCATCGATAACGGGATCGTCATCGACCGTGCCGCGGGGACGGTGCGCCTGGCCGGCGAGTGGACCCTGAGGGCGTTGTCCGTGCGGCTTGCCGCGCTGCGGCGCGAGCTGGCGACGGCGCAGGGCTGTGCGCACTGGTCGCTGTCCGCGGTCGATCGCCTCGACAGCTTCGGCGCCCTTCTGCTGTGGCGCGCCTGGGGGCGGCGATGGCCGGCGCAGGTGGACCTGAGCGAGGCCCACCGCGCCGCCATCGAGCGCGTCGCCCGCGCTGCGGCGCGCCCGCTCGTGCTCGCGTCCGCGTTCACGATCGCGGACGCGGTGGGGATGCTGGGCGCGGCGATCCTCGGCCTGGCAGTCCATCTGCGCGATTTCGTCGCCCTGCTCGGCCAGCTCCTGCTCGATCTGCTGCACCTCGTCCGCCATCCGCGCGAATGGCCGATGCTGGAAATTTCGGCCAACCTCCACAAGGTCGCGGTCAAGGCGATGGCGGTGACCGCGCTGGTGGGCTTTCTGATCGGCGTCGTGCTGTCCTATCTGTCGGCCCTGCAGCTGAAGATGTTCGGCGCTGACACCTTCATCGTCAATATCCTCGGCCTGGGCATCATCCGCGAGCTCGGGCCGGTGCTGGTGTCGGTGCTGGTGGCGGGACGCTCGGGGTCGGCGATGACGGCCCAGCTGGGGGTGATGCGCGTTACCGAGGAAATCGATGCGCTCGCGGCGATGGGCATTTCGCGCTCGCTGCGCCTGGTGCTGCCCAAAGTGATCGCACTGACGCTGGCGATGCCGCTGCTGGTGCTGTGGACCTCGGCGGTGGCGCTGCTCGGGGGCTGGCTGTCGGCCTGGATCGAGCTCGACCTGTCGTTCCGCTACTTCATCGATGCCTTGCCCGATGCGGTGCCGGTGGCGAACCTGTTCATCGGCCTGTCCAAGGGGGCGGTGTTCGGCTTGCTGATCGCCCTCATCGCCTGCCATTTCGGCCTGCGCGTGCAGCCCAACACCGAGAGCCTGTCGGCCAACACCACGGCCTCGGTGGTATCGGCGATCACGGTGGTGATCCTGGTCGATGCGATCTTCGCGATCGCCACCCGTTCGATCGGGATTCCGGGATGA
- the ppk1 gene encoding polyphosphate kinase 1, whose translation MRNDHYYPADHFINRELSLLQFQRRVLAQAADPTVPLLERLRFLCIVSSNLDEFFEIRVSGIKEQIRVGSRKSGEDGISPTELLERVSREVHAIIARQYQLLNEDILPALEQEGVVFLRRNQWSEAQRAWIRTFFLNEVMPVLTPIGLDPAHPFPRVLNKSLNFAVELEGRDAFGRDSGAAIVQAPRALPRVIRLPREICEHEYGFVFLSSVLHAHVGELFSGMHVLGCYQFRVTRNSDLFLDEEEVKDLRASLKGELQQRQFGGAVRLEVADNCSVDMASFLLQHFHLDGDDLYRAPGIVNLVRLMQIPDWVERADLKYPPFVPGLPKALEKRQQIFAAIRSQDILLHHPFQSFAPVIEMLRAAADDPHVLAIKMTVYRTGTDSVLMEHLARAAQKGKEVTVVLELMARFDEEANITLANRLEEVGAHVVYGVFGYKTHAKLLMVVRREEDGLRHYMHMGTGNYHPRTTRFYTDFGLLTCNKEIGEDVAEVFKQLTGLGKATELRHLWQSPFTLQPKVVAAIGREAEIARGGRRGRILAKMNALLEPETIEALYAASQAGVEIDLIIRGPCALRPGVPGLSDNIRVRSVVGRFLEHHRIFHFHADGEDRMYLSSADWMDRNFFRRIEIAFPVLDPRLKRRVMKEGLRPYLGDNCQAWDMQADGSYRRKNPRSIRRAAQLILLKELAASS comes from the coding sequence ATGAGAAACGACCACTACTATCCTGCCGATCACTTCATCAACCGCGAGCTTTCGCTGCTCCAGTTCCAGCGCCGCGTCCTCGCCCAGGCTGCCGACCCGACCGTGCCACTGCTCGAACGTCTGCGCTTCCTGTGCATCGTTTCCAGCAACCTCGACGAGTTTTTCGAGATCCGGGTCTCCGGCATCAAGGAACAGATCCGCGTCGGCAGCCGCAAGTCGGGCGAAGACGGGATTTCTCCGACCGAGCTGCTCGAGCGCGTCAGCCGCGAAGTGCACGCCATCATCGCCCGCCAGTACCAGTTGCTCAATGAAGATATCCTGCCCGCACTGGAGCAGGAAGGCGTCGTGTTCCTGCGCCGCAACCAGTGGTCGGAAGCGCAGCGGGCCTGGATCCGCACGTTCTTCCTGAACGAAGTGATGCCGGTGCTGACGCCGATCGGCCTCGACCCCGCCCACCCCTTCCCGCGCGTGCTCAACAAGAGCCTGAACTTCGCCGTCGAGCTCGAAGGGCGCGATGCCTTCGGCCGCGACTCGGGTGCCGCCATCGTGCAGGCGCCGCGGGCCTTGCCGCGCGTGATCCGGCTGCCGCGCGAGATCTGCGAGCACGAATACGGCTTCGTCTTCCTGTCCTCGGTGCTGCACGCCCATGTCGGCGAACTGTTCAGTGGCATGCACGTACTGGGCTGCTACCAGTTCCGGGTCACGCGCAACTCGGACCTGTTTCTCGACGAGGAAGAAGTCAAGGACCTGCGCGCCTCGCTGAAGGGCGAACTGCAGCAGCGCCAGTTCGGCGGCGCAGTGCGGCTCGAGGTCGCCGACAACTGCTCGGTGGACATGGCCTCCTTCCTGCTGCAGCACTTTCACCTCGATGGCGACGACCTGTACCGCGCCCCGGGCATCGTCAACCTCGTGCGCCTGATGCAGATCCCCGACTGGGTGGAGCGCGCCGACCTGAAATACCCGCCTTTCGTGCCCGGCCTGCCCAAGGCCCTGGAAAAGCGCCAGCAGATCTTCGCCGCCATCCGCAGCCAGGACATCCTGCTCCATCACCCGTTCCAGAGCTTCGCGCCGGTGATCGAGATGCTGCGTGCGGCGGCCGACGACCCCCACGTGCTGGCGATCAAGATGACCGTGTACCGCACCGGCACCGACTCGGTGCTGATGGAGCATCTGGCCCGTGCGGCGCAAAAGGGCAAGGAAGTCACCGTCGTCCTCGAACTGATGGCGCGCTTCGACGAAGAAGCCAACATCACCCTCGCCAACCGCCTCGAGGAAGTCGGCGCCCACGTCGTCTATGGCGTGTTCGGCTACAAGACCCACGCCAAGCTGCTGATGGTGGTGCGCCGCGAAGAGGACGGCCTGCGCCACTACATGCACATGGGCACCGGCAACTACCACCCGCGCACCACGCGCTTCTACACCGACTTCGGCCTGCTCACCTGCAACAAGGAGATCGGCGAGGACGTCGCCGAAGTGTTCAAGCAGCTCACCGGCCTGGGCAAGGCGACCGAGCTGCGCCACCTGTGGCAGTCGCCGTTCACGCTGCAGCCCAAGGTCGTGGCCGCGATCGGGCGTGAGGCCGAGATCGCCCGCGGGGGCCGGCGCGGGCGCATCCTGGCGAAGATGAACGCCCTGCTCGAGCCGGAAACCATCGAGGCGCTCTACGCTGCCTCGCAGGCCGGGGTGGAGATCGACCTCATCATCCGCGGCCCCTGCGCACTGCGCCCGGGTGTGCCCGGACTGTCGGACAACATCCGGGTGCGCTCGGTGGTGGGGCGCTTTCTCGAGCATCACCGCATCTTCCACTTCCACGCCGACGGCGAAGACCGGATGTACCTGTCGAGCGCGGACTGGATGGACCGCAACTTCTTCCGCCGCATCGAGATCGCCTTCCCGGTGCTCGATCCCCGCCTCAAGCGCCGGGTGATGAAGGAGGGCCTGCGCCCCTATCTCGGCGACAACTGCCAGGCCTGGGACATGCAGGCCGACGGCAGCTATCGCCGCAAGAACCCGCGCAGCATTCGCCGCGCGGCACAGCTGATCCTGCTCAAGGAACTCGCGGCAAGCAGCTGA
- the ppx gene encoding exopolyphosphatase, with protein MMRDLIAAIDLGSNSFRLQVGRIVNDQIYPLDGLKEAVRLAAGLSPDKKLDLAAQQRGVAALLRFHERLHDFAPQRVRAVATNTLRVAKNAPEFLIRAEAALGFPIEVIAGREEARLIYVGVAHTLPDPHRQQLIVDIGGGSTEFIIGKSFEPVLLESRYMGCVGFSLRFFPEGRIDKRSLRDAELAARRELQTIVQAYREAGWEEAVGSSGTAKALLEILEQNGFSSGGITRDGLEKLKAVLLRAGRLDALELAGLKGDRIPVILGGLSIMSAVFKEFGIERMVFSEGALRLGVLYDLLGRYHHHDLRDATVSAFVRRYGVDPRQAQQVADTACHLLGQLEPEMADPEHLDRRFLRWAALLHEIGISVAHSSYHKHSAYIVANADMPGFSRMDQARLARLVLSHRGKLERVSSIDADSVDWLLVACLRLAVVVHRARDARGIPPLEMRREGRGFSVNTPASWLQKLPLTAAALEEERRQWVALGRGLYVRALGARSAAA; from the coding sequence ATGATGCGAGATCTAATTGCGGCCATCGATCTGGGCTCGAACAGCTTCCGTCTGCAGGTCGGCCGTATCGTCAATGACCAGATCTACCCGCTCGACGGCCTGAAGGAAGCGGTCCGGCTGGCGGCCGGTTTGTCGCCGGACAAGAAGCTCGACCTCGCCGCGCAGCAGCGCGGGGTTGCGGCGCTGCTGCGGTTTCATGAACGCCTGCACGATTTCGCCCCGCAGCGGGTGCGCGCGGTGGCGACCAACACCTTGCGCGTGGCGAAGAACGCCCCCGAGTTCCTGATCCGTGCCGAGGCGGCGCTGGGCTTTCCGATCGAGGTCATCGCCGGGCGCGAGGAAGCGCGGCTGATCTACGTCGGCGTTGCCCATACCCTGCCCGATCCGCACCGCCAGCAACTGATCGTCGACATCGGCGGAGGTTCGACCGAGTTCATCATCGGCAAGAGTTTCGAGCCCGTGCTGCTGGAGTCGCGCTACATGGGCTGTGTCGGCTTCAGCCTGCGTTTTTTCCCGGAAGGGCGGATCGACAAGCGCAGCCTGAGGGACGCCGAGCTCGCCGCGCGGCGCGAGCTGCAGACCATCGTCCAGGCCTACCGCGAGGCCGGCTGGGAAGAGGCGGTGGGTTCCAGCGGAACGGCCAAGGCCTTGCTCGAAATCCTCGAACAGAACGGTTTTTCCAGCGGCGGCATCACCCGCGACGGGCTTGAGAAGCTGAAGGCGGTGCTGCTGCGCGCGGGGCGGCTCGATGCGCTCGAGCTCGCCGGACTCAAGGGCGATCGCATTCCGGTGATCCTGGGCGGACTGTCGATCATGAGCGCGGTGTTCAAGGAGTTCGGCATCGAGCGCATGGTGTTCTCCGAAGGCGCGCTGCGCCTGGGCGTGCTCTACGATCTGCTCGGGCGCTACCACCACCACGATCTGCGCGACGCCACGGTGTCGGCCTTCGTTCGCCGCTACGGCGTCGATCCGCGCCAGGCACAGCAGGTCGCCGACACCGCCTGCCACCTGCTCGGCCAGCTCGAGCCGGAAATGGCCGACCCCGAGCACCTCGACCGCCGCTTCCTGCGCTGGGCTGCCCTCCTTCATGAGATCGGCATTTCAGTGGCGCATTCGAGCTACCACAAGCACAGCGCCTACATCGTCGCCAACGCCGACATGCCGGGTTTTTCACGGATGGACCAGGCCCGCCTGGCGCGCCTCGTGCTGTCCCACCGCGGCAAGCTCGAGCGGGTCTCGTCGATCGACGCCGACAGCGTGGACTGGCTGCTGGTCGCCTGCCTGCGGCTGGCGGTGGTGGTCCATCGTGCCCGCGATGCGCGCGGCATCCCGCCGCTCGAAATGCGCCGCGAGGGCAGGGGGTTTTCGGTGAATACCCCGGCCAGCTGGCTGCAGAAGCTGCCGCTGACGGCCGCGGCGCTCGAGGAAGAGCGCCGCCAGTGGGTCGCGCTCGGGCGCGGACTGTACGTGCGCGCGCTGGGCGCGCGCAGCGCGGCGGCCTGA
- a CDS encoding RelA/SpoT family protein, protein MVSVTHAISQGDTAPPIELLAAGLDEVERGRIEAALDWIATLYEGKALGTGESTWTHAIGAALISASLRLDVETRLAALLFAVWDMLEHPGEELGKRFGPAVAGLVHGLHRLNGLRVITRMTATASAPEIRAQNEVLRKMLLAMVEDIRVVLVRLASRTQTLRYYADQPANQPAAGCIEIARESLDIYAPLANRLGVWQIKWELEDLSFRFIEPETYKRIARMLDERRVEREQFIHDAIERLANELAAAGVKAEISGRPKHIYSIYNKMRKKRLDFSQVFDIRALRVLVGEIKDCYTVLGVVHQIWQPIPKEFDDYITKPKGNNYQSLHTAVLAGDGRALEVQIRTQAMHKHAELGVAAHWRYKEGARSGSDYDEKIALLRKLLSWRDEVADAAHWAEQYKRASLDDTLYVLTPQGRVVDLPRGATPVDFAYRLHTDLGHHCRGAKIDGHLVPLNTALENGQTVEIVAAKEGGPSRDWLDPRQAYVATSRARSKIRQYFAQLDEEELLARGRSFVTREMQRDGHAQANIDGLAERLGFRNAEALFLAAGRGEVGPRALQVALREGAAPPAEPAAETGFVVGRSRSGDNSDKILIVGVGKLMTSLSRCCKPAPPDAIEGFVTRGRGISIHRIDCGDFQQLARAHPERVIAAEWGEQGADSRDALYQVDINVQAGDRQGLLRDISDVLSREKLNVIAVNSLTKKGTAYMRFTMEVRGIKQVQRAITLIREVPGVIDAQRR, encoded by the coding sequence ATGGTCTCCGTCACTCATGCCATTTCCCAGGGCGATACCGCGCCCCCGATCGAACTGCTTGCCGCCGGCCTGGACGAAGTCGAGCGGGGCCGCATCGAGGCCGCGCTCGACTGGATCGCGACGCTCTACGAAGGCAAGGCACTCGGCACCGGCGAGTCGACCTGGACCCATGCGATCGGGGCCGCGCTGATCAGCGCCTCGCTGCGCCTGGATGTCGAAACGCGCCTGGCGGCGCTGCTGTTCGCCGTTTGGGACATGCTCGAGCATCCGGGCGAAGAGCTCGGCAAACGCTTCGGGCCGGCGGTGGCCGGGCTGGTGCATGGGCTGCACCGGCTCAACGGCCTGCGCGTGATCACGCGCATGACGGCAACGGCGAGCGCGCCCGAGATCCGCGCCCAGAACGAAGTGCTGCGCAAGATGCTGCTTGCCATGGTCGAGGACATCCGCGTGGTGCTGGTGCGTCTGGCCTCGCGCACCCAGACCTTGCGCTACTACGCCGACCAACCCGCCAACCAGCCCGCCGCAGGCTGCATCGAAATCGCCCGCGAGAGCCTCGACATCTACGCTCCGCTCGCCAACCGGCTCGGCGTGTGGCAGATCAAGTGGGAACTGGAGGACCTGTCCTTCCGCTTCATCGAGCCCGAGACCTACAAGCGCATCGCCAGGATGCTCGACGAGCGCCGGGTCGAGCGCGAACAGTTCATCCACGACGCCATCGAGCGCCTCGCCAACGAGCTTGCCGCGGCCGGGGTCAAGGCTGAAATCAGCGGGCGACCGAAGCACATTTACAGCATCTACAACAAGATGCGCAAGAAGCGGCTCGACTTCTCGCAAGTGTTCGACATCCGCGCCCTGCGCGTGCTCGTCGGCGAGATCAAGGACTGCTACACCGTGCTCGGCGTCGTGCACCAGATCTGGCAGCCGATCCCGAAAGAATTCGACGACTACATCACCAAGCCCAAGGGCAACAACTACCAGTCGCTGCATACCGCGGTGCTCGCCGGCGACGGCCGCGCGCTCGAGGTGCAGATCCGCACCCAGGCCATGCACAAGCACGCCGAACTCGGCGTGGCGGCGCACTGGCGCTACAAGGAAGGCGCCAGGAGCGGTAGCGACTACGACGAGAAGATCGCCCTGCTGCGCAAGCTGCTGTCGTGGCGCGACGAGGTCGCCGATGCCGCGCACTGGGCGGAGCAGTACAAGCGCGCTTCGCTCGACGACACGCTGTACGTGCTCACCCCGCAGGGCAGGGTCGTCGACCTGCCGCGCGGTGCCACCCCCGTGGACTTCGCCTACCGCCTGCACACCGATCTCGGCCACCACTGCCGCGGGGCCAAGATCGACGGCCACCTGGTGCCGCTCAACACTGCGCTGGAAAACGGGCAGACGGTCGAGATCGTTGCCGCCAAGGAAGGCGGGCCGTCGCGCGACTGGCTCGACCCGCGCCAGGCTTACGTGGCGACTTCGCGCGCGCGCTCGAAGATCAGGCAGTATTTCGCCCAGCTCGACGAGGAAGAGCTGCTCGCGCGCGGGCGCAGCTTCGTCACCCGGGAAATGCAGCGCGACGGCCACGCCCAGGCCAACATCGACGGGCTCGCCGAGCGCCTGGGTTTTCGCAACGCCGAAGCGCTGTTTCTCGCCGCCGGCCGTGGCGAAGTCGGCCCGCGTGCGCTGCAGGTGGCCTTGCGCGAAGGCGCTGCACCGCCGGCGGAGCCGGCGGCGGAAACCGGTTTCGTCGTCGGCCGCAGCCGCTCGGGGGACAATTCCGACAAGATCCTGATCGTCGGCGTGGGCAAGCTGATGACTTCGCTGTCGCGCTGCTGCAAGCCTGCGCCCCCCGATGCGATCGAAGGCTTCGTCACCCGCGGGCGCGGGATCTCGATCCATCGCATCGACTGTGGCGATTTCCAGCAGCTCGCCCGGGCCCACCCCGAGCGCGTGATCGCCGCCGAGTGGGGCGAACAGGGCGCGGACAGTCGCGATGCGCTCTACCAGGTCGACATCAACGTTCAGGCCGGCGACCGCCAGGGGCTGCTGCGCGACATTTCCGACGTGCTCTCGCGTGAGAAGCTCAACGTCATCGCGGTCAACTCGCTGACCAAGAAGGGCACGGCCTACATGCGCTTCACCATGGAAGTGCGCGGGATCAAGCAGGTGCAGCGGGCGATCACGCTGATCCGCGAGGTGCCGGGGGTGATCGACGCCCAGCGCCGCTGA